In one window of Gouania willdenowi chromosome 8, fGouWil2.1, whole genome shotgun sequence DNA:
- the LOC114468835 gene encoding fibroin heavy chain isoform X6, producing MLVRAVLQTSLLLWLAQQTLQGAVAGVQPQSVSWGQGLPARGLGVGVKPGDVSALGAVANRFESKAMKAGLGRYGGAQLGLGGYRTLGLGGRAGMRHGGYGVQGVYGAGLGTGMGLGTGLTNGLGLGLGQGGKRVYGTGLGTVPGYGALGAIGYPGLRPAGHSQYPSGQGSKQPKTAGLGPAETDNLSQTVPDLRRERIRAGVPTIRKPNKGLGPEIQGLLRPNVPESNYQRERKSINFLNRGESTTPLNVHTTHRRESHESTALKIKGFTPAAESAGRQPSVNQEPIRRTTSASSQTPIIRNNDRFPLINLRPPNCGPSVHGSDRSELLRQKLVGSQSSVPQLNVGVVSQQNAHRDQQLLPQDVRSNMFSTQKSRGFSSTVIDRHGREGPLSKDAEGPGTRRTFTLEQHPHESISLPRSGNPEPLIPGITSIAGLEVQPSTTEGWDVKEFSQSVHDVKKLKTSPGQDGTNAKGTSYGGGVGNYLGTGLGAGGYGAALGQGGYLGGAAGKLAAGYGDGMTGYLGPMAGYGNGYGDAYGAGLGYPADLAVGLENKAGKSEGLGTGGLVGPLQGAYGGAAQVPFANTPVLPVGLEGDGGYPYNTQQLSLTAEAAKSASKYEAGPGFRAQQAAGLLGPNQDVLGEQTGKYGGVNAALGNGYKA from the exons CTGTTGCAGGAGTCCAACCTCAGAGTGTGTCATGGGGACAAGGACTGCCAGCTAGAG GTCTGGGTGTTGGAGTGAAACCTGGAG ACGTCAGCGCTCTCGGAGCCGTGGCAAATCGATTTGAAAGCAAAGCAATGAAAGCTGGAC TGGGACGTTACGGCGGCGCTCAGCTTGGACTTG gaGGATACAGGACTCTTGGATTAGGAGGGAGAGCTGGTATGAGACATGGCGGCTACGGGGTTCAAGGAGTCTACG GTGCTGGTCTTGGTACAGGAATGGGTCTAGGGACTGGACTCACGAACGGGCTTGGTTTGGGTTTGGGTCAGGGTGGAAAACGAG TCTATGGGACTGGCCTGGGAACTGTACCTG GATATGGAGCTTTGGGAGCGATTGGCTATCCCGGGCTTCGTCCTG CAGGACACTCACAGTATCCCAGTGGACAAGGGTCCAAGCAGCCAAAAACGG CAGGTTTGGGTCCAGCTGAGACGGACAACCTGAGCCAAACTGTTCCAGATCTTAGGAGAGAAAGGATCAGAGCTGGAGTTCCCACAATTCGAAAACCAAACAAAGGGCTTGGACCTGAAATTCAAGGTCTACTCAGGCCAAATGTTCCTGAATCGAATTACCAGAGAGAGCGCAAaagtattaattttttaaatcgtGGTGAATCCACGACTCCTCTTAACGTACACACCACACACCGTAGAGAAAGCCATGAATCTACAGCCCTTAAGATTAAAGGTTTTACACCAGCAGCTGAAAGTGCAGGAAGACAACCTTCGGTTAATCAAGAACCCATCAGACGTACAACCTCGGCTTCTTCTCAGACACCGATCATCAGAAACAACGATCGGTTCCCCCTTATTAATCTGCGACCTCCAAACTGTGGACCGTCCGTTCATGGATCTGATAGATCCGAACTTCTTCGGCAAAAACTTGTTGGTTCACAAAGTTCCGTTCCTCAGCTGAACGTTGGCGTAGTCAGTCAACAAAATGCTCACAGAGATCAGCAACTACTTCCACAAGATGTGAGGAGCAATATGTTCTCTACTCAGAAGTCCAGAGGGTTTTCATCCACAGTTATAGACAGGCATGGCAGAGAGGGACCTTTAAGTAAGGACGCAGAAGGACCTGGGACTCGTAGGACTTTTACTTTGGAGCAGCATCCACATGAGTCGATCAGTCTTCCAAGAAGTGGAAATCCAGAACCTCTGATTCCAGGAATCACCTCCATCGCCGGCCTGGAAGTCCAGCCCTCGACCACAGAAGGTTGGGATGTGAAAGAATTTTCCCAAAGTGTGCATGACGtcaaaaagttaaaaacttcCCCAGGGCAGGATGGAACGAACGCCAAGGGAACAA GTTATGGTGGCGGAGTAGGAAACTACCTGGGAACTGGCCTGGGTGCTGGAGGCTATGGAGCAG CTTTGGGACAAGGCGGCTATCTGGGAGGAGCTGCTGGAAAACTGGCAGCAG GATACGGAGATGGAATGACTGGATATCTCGGACCCATGGCAG GTTACGGGAATGGTTACGGGGATGCTTATGGAgctg GGCTCGGTTACCCTGCAGATTTAGCCGTTGGTCTGGAGAACAAAGCAGGGAAAAGTGAAG GCCTCGGTACAGGAGGATTAGTTGGTCCCCTGCAGGGAGCGTATG GAGGAGCTGCTCAGGTGCCTTTTGCCAACACTCCAGTCCTTCCTGTGGGACTAGAAG GTGATGGTGGTTATCCGTACAACACTCAGCAGCTCAGTTTGACCGCTGAAGCTGCCAAATCTGCCAGTAAATAtg AAGCTGGTCCAGGATTCAGAGCTCAACAAGCTGCAG
- the LOC114468835 gene encoding fibroin heavy chain isoform X4, whose protein sequence is MLVRAVLQTSLLLWLAQQTLQGAVAGVQPQSVSWGQGLPARGLGVGVKPGDVSALGAVANRFESKAMKAGLGRYGGAQLGLGGYRTLGLGGRAGMRHGGYGVQGVYGAGLGTGMGLGTGLTNGLGLGLGQGGKRVYGTGLGTVPGYGALGAIGYPGLRPAGHSQYPSGQGSKQPKTAGLGPAETDNLSQTVPDLRRERIRAGVPTIRKPNKGLGPEIQGLLRPNVPESNYQRERKSINFLNRGESTTPLNVHTTHRRESHESTALKIKGFTPAAESAGRQPSVNQEPIRRTTSASSQTPIIRNNDRFPLINLRPPNCGPSVHGSDRSELLRQKLVGSQSSVPQLNVGVVSQQNAHRDQQLLPQDVRSNMFSTQKSRGFSSTVIDRHGREGPLSKDAEGPGTRRTFTLEQHPHESISLPRSGNPEPLIPGITSIAGLEVQPSTTEGWDVKEFSQSVHDVKKLKTSPGQDGTNAKGTSYGGGVGNYLGTGLGAGGYGAALGQGGYLGGAAGKLAAGTAVGYGDGMTGYLGPMAGYGNGYGDAYGAGLGYPADLAVGLENKAGKSEGLGTGGLVGPLQGAYGGAAQVPFANTPVLPVGLEGDGGYPYNTQQLSLTAEAAKSASKYAGPGFRAQQAAGLLGPNQDVLGEQTGKYGGVNAALGNGYKA, encoded by the exons CTGTTGCAGGAGTCCAACCTCAGAGTGTGTCATGGGGACAAGGACTGCCAGCTAGAG GTCTGGGTGTTGGAGTGAAACCTGGAG ACGTCAGCGCTCTCGGAGCCGTGGCAAATCGATTTGAAAGCAAAGCAATGAAAGCTGGAC TGGGACGTTACGGCGGCGCTCAGCTTGGACTTG gaGGATACAGGACTCTTGGATTAGGAGGGAGAGCTGGTATGAGACATGGCGGCTACGGGGTTCAAGGAGTCTACG GTGCTGGTCTTGGTACAGGAATGGGTCTAGGGACTGGACTCACGAACGGGCTTGGTTTGGGTTTGGGTCAGGGTGGAAAACGAG TCTATGGGACTGGCCTGGGAACTGTACCTG GATATGGAGCTTTGGGAGCGATTGGCTATCCCGGGCTTCGTCCTG CAGGACACTCACAGTATCCCAGTGGACAAGGGTCCAAGCAGCCAAAAACGG CAGGTTTGGGTCCAGCTGAGACGGACAACCTGAGCCAAACTGTTCCAGATCTTAGGAGAGAAAGGATCAGAGCTGGAGTTCCCACAATTCGAAAACCAAACAAAGGGCTTGGACCTGAAATTCAAGGTCTACTCAGGCCAAATGTTCCTGAATCGAATTACCAGAGAGAGCGCAAaagtattaattttttaaatcgtGGTGAATCCACGACTCCTCTTAACGTACACACCACACACCGTAGAGAAAGCCATGAATCTACAGCCCTTAAGATTAAAGGTTTTACACCAGCAGCTGAAAGTGCAGGAAGACAACCTTCGGTTAATCAAGAACCCATCAGACGTACAACCTCGGCTTCTTCTCAGACACCGATCATCAGAAACAACGATCGGTTCCCCCTTATTAATCTGCGACCTCCAAACTGTGGACCGTCCGTTCATGGATCTGATAGATCCGAACTTCTTCGGCAAAAACTTGTTGGTTCACAAAGTTCCGTTCCTCAGCTGAACGTTGGCGTAGTCAGTCAACAAAATGCTCACAGAGATCAGCAACTACTTCCACAAGATGTGAGGAGCAATATGTTCTCTACTCAGAAGTCCAGAGGGTTTTCATCCACAGTTATAGACAGGCATGGCAGAGAGGGACCTTTAAGTAAGGACGCAGAAGGACCTGGGACTCGTAGGACTTTTACTTTGGAGCAGCATCCACATGAGTCGATCAGTCTTCCAAGAAGTGGAAATCCAGAACCTCTGATTCCAGGAATCACCTCCATCGCCGGCCTGGAAGTCCAGCCCTCGACCACAGAAGGTTGGGATGTGAAAGAATTTTCCCAAAGTGTGCATGACGtcaaaaagttaaaaacttcCCCAGGGCAGGATGGAACGAACGCCAAGGGAACAA GTTATGGTGGCGGAGTAGGAAACTACCTGGGAACTGGCCTGGGTGCTGGAGGCTATGGAGCAG CTTTGGGACAAGGCGGCTATCTGGGAGGAGCTGCTGGAAAACTGGCAGCAGGTACGGCCGTGG GATACGGAGATGGAATGACTGGATATCTCGGACCCATGGCAG GTTACGGGAATGGTTACGGGGATGCTTATGGAgctg GGCTCGGTTACCCTGCAGATTTAGCCGTTGGTCTGGAGAACAAAGCAGGGAAAAGTGAAG GCCTCGGTACAGGAGGATTAGTTGGTCCCCTGCAGGGAGCGTATG GAGGAGCTGCTCAGGTGCCTTTTGCCAACACTCCAGTCCTTCCTGTGGGACTAGAAG GTGATGGTGGTTATCCGTACAACACTCAGCAGCTCAGTTTGACCGCTGAAGCTGCCAAATCTGCCAGTAAATAtg CTGGTCCAGGATTCAGAGCTCAACAAGCTGCAG
- the LOC114468835 gene encoding fibroin heavy chain isoform X7: MLVRAVLQTSLLLWLAQQTLQGAVAGVQPQSVSWGQGLPARGLGVGVKPGDVSALGAVANRFESKAMKAGLGRYGGAQLGLGGYRTLGLGGRAGMRHGGYGVQGVYGAGLGTGMGLGTGLTNGLGLGLGQGGKRVYGTGLGTVPGYGALGAIGYPGLRPAGHSQYPSGQGSKQPKTAGLGPAETDNLSQTVPDLRRERIRAGVPTIRKPNKGLGPEIQGLLRPNVPESNYQRERKSINFLNRGESTTPLNVHTTHRRESHESTALKIKGFTPAAESAGRQPSVNQEPIRRTTSASSQTPIIRNNDRFPLINLRPPNCGPSVHGSDRSELLRQKLVGSQSSVPQLNVGVVSQQNAHRDQQLLPQDVRSNMFSTQKSRGFSSTVIDRHGREGPLSKDAEGPGTRRTFTLEQHPHESISLPRSGNPEPLIPGITSIAGLEVQPSTTEGWDVKEFSQSVHDVKKLKTSPGQDGTNAKGTSYGGGVGNYLGTGLGAGGYGAALGQGGYLGGAAGKLAAGTAVGYGDGMTGYLGPMAGYGNGYGDAYGAGLGTGGLVGPLQGAYGGAAQVPFANTPVLPVGLEGDGGYPYNTQQLSLTAEAAKSASKYEAGPGFRAQQAAGLLGPNQDVLGEQTGKYGGVNAALGNGYKA, encoded by the exons CTGTTGCAGGAGTCCAACCTCAGAGTGTGTCATGGGGACAAGGACTGCCAGCTAGAG GTCTGGGTGTTGGAGTGAAACCTGGAG ACGTCAGCGCTCTCGGAGCCGTGGCAAATCGATTTGAAAGCAAAGCAATGAAAGCTGGAC TGGGACGTTACGGCGGCGCTCAGCTTGGACTTG gaGGATACAGGACTCTTGGATTAGGAGGGAGAGCTGGTATGAGACATGGCGGCTACGGGGTTCAAGGAGTCTACG GTGCTGGTCTTGGTACAGGAATGGGTCTAGGGACTGGACTCACGAACGGGCTTGGTTTGGGTTTGGGTCAGGGTGGAAAACGAG TCTATGGGACTGGCCTGGGAACTGTACCTG GATATGGAGCTTTGGGAGCGATTGGCTATCCCGGGCTTCGTCCTG CAGGACACTCACAGTATCCCAGTGGACAAGGGTCCAAGCAGCCAAAAACGG CAGGTTTGGGTCCAGCTGAGACGGACAACCTGAGCCAAACTGTTCCAGATCTTAGGAGAGAAAGGATCAGAGCTGGAGTTCCCACAATTCGAAAACCAAACAAAGGGCTTGGACCTGAAATTCAAGGTCTACTCAGGCCAAATGTTCCTGAATCGAATTACCAGAGAGAGCGCAAaagtattaattttttaaatcgtGGTGAATCCACGACTCCTCTTAACGTACACACCACACACCGTAGAGAAAGCCATGAATCTACAGCCCTTAAGATTAAAGGTTTTACACCAGCAGCTGAAAGTGCAGGAAGACAACCTTCGGTTAATCAAGAACCCATCAGACGTACAACCTCGGCTTCTTCTCAGACACCGATCATCAGAAACAACGATCGGTTCCCCCTTATTAATCTGCGACCTCCAAACTGTGGACCGTCCGTTCATGGATCTGATAGATCCGAACTTCTTCGGCAAAAACTTGTTGGTTCACAAAGTTCCGTTCCTCAGCTGAACGTTGGCGTAGTCAGTCAACAAAATGCTCACAGAGATCAGCAACTACTTCCACAAGATGTGAGGAGCAATATGTTCTCTACTCAGAAGTCCAGAGGGTTTTCATCCACAGTTATAGACAGGCATGGCAGAGAGGGACCTTTAAGTAAGGACGCAGAAGGACCTGGGACTCGTAGGACTTTTACTTTGGAGCAGCATCCACATGAGTCGATCAGTCTTCCAAGAAGTGGAAATCCAGAACCTCTGATTCCAGGAATCACCTCCATCGCCGGCCTGGAAGTCCAGCCCTCGACCACAGAAGGTTGGGATGTGAAAGAATTTTCCCAAAGTGTGCATGACGtcaaaaagttaaaaacttcCCCAGGGCAGGATGGAACGAACGCCAAGGGAACAA GTTATGGTGGCGGAGTAGGAAACTACCTGGGAACTGGCCTGGGTGCTGGAGGCTATGGAGCAG CTTTGGGACAAGGCGGCTATCTGGGAGGAGCTGCTGGAAAACTGGCAGCAGGTACGGCCGTGG GATACGGAGATGGAATGACTGGATATCTCGGACCCATGGCAG GTTACGGGAATGGTTACGGGGATGCTTATGGAgctg GCCTCGGTACAGGAGGATTAGTTGGTCCCCTGCAGGGAGCGTATG GAGGAGCTGCTCAGGTGCCTTTTGCCAACACTCCAGTCCTTCCTGTGGGACTAGAAG GTGATGGTGGTTATCCGTACAACACTCAGCAGCTCAGTTTGACCGCTGAAGCTGCCAAATCTGCCAGTAAATAtg AAGCTGGTCCAGGATTCAGAGCTCAACAAGCTGCAG
- the LOC114468835 gene encoding fibroin heavy chain isoform X1, producing MLVRAVLQTSLLLWLAQQTLQGAVAGVQPQSVSWGQGLPARGLGVGVKPGDVSALGAVANRFESKAMKAGLGRYGGAQLGLGGYRTLGLGGRAGMRHGGYGVQGVYGAGLGTGMGLGTGLTNGLGLGLGQGGKRVYGTGLGTVPGYGALGAIGYPGLRPAGHSQYPSGQGSKQPKTAGLGPAETDNLSQTVPDLRRERIRAGVPTIRKPNKGLGPEIQGLLRPNVPESNYQRERKSINFLNRGESTTPLNVHTTHRRESHESTALKIKGFTPAAESAGRQPSVNQEPIRRTTSASSQTPIIRNNDRFPLINLRPPNCGPSVHGSDRSELLRQKLVGSQSSVPQLNVGVVSQQNAHRDQQLLPQDVRSNMFSTQKSRGFSSTVIDRHGREGPLSKDAEGPGTRRTFTLEQHPHESISLPRSGNPEPLIPGITSIAGLEVQPSTTEGWDVKEFSQSVHDVKKLKTSPGQDGTNAKGTSYGGGVGNYLGTGLGAGGYGAALGQGGYLGGAAGKLAAGTAVGYGDGMTGYLGPMAGYGNGYGDAYGAGLGYPADLAVGLENKAGKSEGLGTGGLVGPLQGAYGGAAQVPFANTPVLPVGLEGDGGYPYNTQQLSLTAEAAKSASKYEAGPGFRAQQAAGLLGPNQDVLGEQTGKYGGVNAALGNGYKA from the exons CTGTTGCAGGAGTCCAACCTCAGAGTGTGTCATGGGGACAAGGACTGCCAGCTAGAG GTCTGGGTGTTGGAGTGAAACCTGGAG ACGTCAGCGCTCTCGGAGCCGTGGCAAATCGATTTGAAAGCAAAGCAATGAAAGCTGGAC TGGGACGTTACGGCGGCGCTCAGCTTGGACTTG gaGGATACAGGACTCTTGGATTAGGAGGGAGAGCTGGTATGAGACATGGCGGCTACGGGGTTCAAGGAGTCTACG GTGCTGGTCTTGGTACAGGAATGGGTCTAGGGACTGGACTCACGAACGGGCTTGGTTTGGGTTTGGGTCAGGGTGGAAAACGAG TCTATGGGACTGGCCTGGGAACTGTACCTG GATATGGAGCTTTGGGAGCGATTGGCTATCCCGGGCTTCGTCCTG CAGGACACTCACAGTATCCCAGTGGACAAGGGTCCAAGCAGCCAAAAACGG CAGGTTTGGGTCCAGCTGAGACGGACAACCTGAGCCAAACTGTTCCAGATCTTAGGAGAGAAAGGATCAGAGCTGGAGTTCCCACAATTCGAAAACCAAACAAAGGGCTTGGACCTGAAATTCAAGGTCTACTCAGGCCAAATGTTCCTGAATCGAATTACCAGAGAGAGCGCAAaagtattaattttttaaatcgtGGTGAATCCACGACTCCTCTTAACGTACACACCACACACCGTAGAGAAAGCCATGAATCTACAGCCCTTAAGATTAAAGGTTTTACACCAGCAGCTGAAAGTGCAGGAAGACAACCTTCGGTTAATCAAGAACCCATCAGACGTACAACCTCGGCTTCTTCTCAGACACCGATCATCAGAAACAACGATCGGTTCCCCCTTATTAATCTGCGACCTCCAAACTGTGGACCGTCCGTTCATGGATCTGATAGATCCGAACTTCTTCGGCAAAAACTTGTTGGTTCACAAAGTTCCGTTCCTCAGCTGAACGTTGGCGTAGTCAGTCAACAAAATGCTCACAGAGATCAGCAACTACTTCCACAAGATGTGAGGAGCAATATGTTCTCTACTCAGAAGTCCAGAGGGTTTTCATCCACAGTTATAGACAGGCATGGCAGAGAGGGACCTTTAAGTAAGGACGCAGAAGGACCTGGGACTCGTAGGACTTTTACTTTGGAGCAGCATCCACATGAGTCGATCAGTCTTCCAAGAAGTGGAAATCCAGAACCTCTGATTCCAGGAATCACCTCCATCGCCGGCCTGGAAGTCCAGCCCTCGACCACAGAAGGTTGGGATGTGAAAGAATTTTCCCAAAGTGTGCATGACGtcaaaaagttaaaaacttcCCCAGGGCAGGATGGAACGAACGCCAAGGGAACAA GTTATGGTGGCGGAGTAGGAAACTACCTGGGAACTGGCCTGGGTGCTGGAGGCTATGGAGCAG CTTTGGGACAAGGCGGCTATCTGGGAGGAGCTGCTGGAAAACTGGCAGCAGGTACGGCCGTGG GATACGGAGATGGAATGACTGGATATCTCGGACCCATGGCAG GTTACGGGAATGGTTACGGGGATGCTTATGGAgctg GGCTCGGTTACCCTGCAGATTTAGCCGTTGGTCTGGAGAACAAAGCAGGGAAAAGTGAAG GCCTCGGTACAGGAGGATTAGTTGGTCCCCTGCAGGGAGCGTATG GAGGAGCTGCTCAGGTGCCTTTTGCCAACACTCCAGTCCTTCCTGTGGGACTAGAAG GTGATGGTGGTTATCCGTACAACACTCAGCAGCTCAGTTTGACCGCTGAAGCTGCCAAATCTGCCAGTAAATAtg AAGCTGGTCCAGGATTCAGAGCTCAACAAGCTGCAG
- the LOC114468835 gene encoding fibroin heavy chain isoform X8: MLVRAVLQTSLLLWLAQQTLQGAVAGVQPQSVSWGQGLPARGLGVGVKPGVGRYGGAQLGLGGYRTLGLGGRAGMRHGGYGVQGVYGAGLGTGMGLGTGLTNGLGLGLGQGGKRVYGTGLGTVPGYGALGAIGYPGLRPAGHSQYPSGQGSKQPKTAGLGPAETDNLSQTVPDLRRERIRAGVPTIRKPNKGLGPEIQGLLRPNVPESNYQRERKSINFLNRGESTTPLNVHTTHRRESHESTALKIKGFTPAAESAGRQPSVNQEPIRRTTSASSQTPIIRNNDRFPLINLRPPNCGPSVHGSDRSELLRQKLVGSQSSVPQLNVGVVSQQNAHRDQQLLPQDVRSNMFSTQKSRGFSSTVIDRHGREGPLSKDAEGPGTRRTFTLEQHPHESISLPRSGNPEPLIPGITSIAGLEVQPSTTEGWDVKEFSQSVHDVKKLKTSPGQDGTNAKGTSYGGGVGNYLGTGLGAGGYGAALGQGGYLGGAAGKLAAGTAVGYGDGMTGYLGPMAGYGNGYGDAYGAGLGYPADLAVGLENKAGKSEGLGTGGLVGPLQGAYGGAAQVPFANTPVLPVGLEGDGGYPYNTQQLSLTAEAAKSASKYEAGPGFRAQQAAGLLGPNQDVLGEQTGKYGGVNAALGNGYKA, translated from the exons CTGTTGCAGGAGTCCAACCTCAGAGTGTGTCATGGGGACAAGGACTGCCAGCTAGAG GTCTGGGTGTTGGAGTGAAACCTGGAG TGGGACGTTACGGCGGCGCTCAGCTTGGACTTG gaGGATACAGGACTCTTGGATTAGGAGGGAGAGCTGGTATGAGACATGGCGGCTACGGGGTTCAAGGAGTCTACG GTGCTGGTCTTGGTACAGGAATGGGTCTAGGGACTGGACTCACGAACGGGCTTGGTTTGGGTTTGGGTCAGGGTGGAAAACGAG TCTATGGGACTGGCCTGGGAACTGTACCTG GATATGGAGCTTTGGGAGCGATTGGCTATCCCGGGCTTCGTCCTG CAGGACACTCACAGTATCCCAGTGGACAAGGGTCCAAGCAGCCAAAAACGG CAGGTTTGGGTCCAGCTGAGACGGACAACCTGAGCCAAACTGTTCCAGATCTTAGGAGAGAAAGGATCAGAGCTGGAGTTCCCACAATTCGAAAACCAAACAAAGGGCTTGGACCTGAAATTCAAGGTCTACTCAGGCCAAATGTTCCTGAATCGAATTACCAGAGAGAGCGCAAaagtattaattttttaaatcgtGGTGAATCCACGACTCCTCTTAACGTACACACCACACACCGTAGAGAAAGCCATGAATCTACAGCCCTTAAGATTAAAGGTTTTACACCAGCAGCTGAAAGTGCAGGAAGACAACCTTCGGTTAATCAAGAACCCATCAGACGTACAACCTCGGCTTCTTCTCAGACACCGATCATCAGAAACAACGATCGGTTCCCCCTTATTAATCTGCGACCTCCAAACTGTGGACCGTCCGTTCATGGATCTGATAGATCCGAACTTCTTCGGCAAAAACTTGTTGGTTCACAAAGTTCCGTTCCTCAGCTGAACGTTGGCGTAGTCAGTCAACAAAATGCTCACAGAGATCAGCAACTACTTCCACAAGATGTGAGGAGCAATATGTTCTCTACTCAGAAGTCCAGAGGGTTTTCATCCACAGTTATAGACAGGCATGGCAGAGAGGGACCTTTAAGTAAGGACGCAGAAGGACCTGGGACTCGTAGGACTTTTACTTTGGAGCAGCATCCACATGAGTCGATCAGTCTTCCAAGAAGTGGAAATCCAGAACCTCTGATTCCAGGAATCACCTCCATCGCCGGCCTGGAAGTCCAGCCCTCGACCACAGAAGGTTGGGATGTGAAAGAATTTTCCCAAAGTGTGCATGACGtcaaaaagttaaaaacttcCCCAGGGCAGGATGGAACGAACGCCAAGGGAACAA GTTATGGTGGCGGAGTAGGAAACTACCTGGGAACTGGCCTGGGTGCTGGAGGCTATGGAGCAG CTTTGGGACAAGGCGGCTATCTGGGAGGAGCTGCTGGAAAACTGGCAGCAGGTACGGCCGTGG GATACGGAGATGGAATGACTGGATATCTCGGACCCATGGCAG GTTACGGGAATGGTTACGGGGATGCTTATGGAgctg GGCTCGGTTACCCTGCAGATTTAGCCGTTGGTCTGGAGAACAAAGCAGGGAAAAGTGAAG GCCTCGGTACAGGAGGATTAGTTGGTCCCCTGCAGGGAGCGTATG GAGGAGCTGCTCAGGTGCCTTTTGCCAACACTCCAGTCCTTCCTGTGGGACTAGAAG GTGATGGTGGTTATCCGTACAACACTCAGCAGCTCAGTTTGACCGCTGAAGCTGCCAAATCTGCCAGTAAATAtg AAGCTGGTCCAGGATTCAGAGCTCAACAAGCTGCAG